A single genomic interval of Symbiobacterium terraclitae harbors:
- a CDS encoding Yip1 family protein, which produces MSEPLVRNDAEPRISPWGALLSVVTSPGETFRSLGRKPPVLAPYLIHSLVGIVAIALSYSALMDLAMEQAAAAMANQPQMTAEDMAMMQTVMRWSGGVALVVQEIAGPWVVGLVLALVATFFGQFQGGEVPLTSYMGMIGYARMPLDIARLLSAVFMAVTGKQLDLSAAALLPDGASPVLMGALQMINPFGIWYYALLAIGFAALFGREPRRGWAMPVTLFVLGVIVSAAAASIGAAFTMNVG; this is translated from the coding sequence GTGAGTGAACCTCTGGTGCGCAACGATGCGGAGCCGCGCATCTCCCCCTGGGGAGCGCTGCTGAGCGTGGTGACGTCCCCGGGTGAGACCTTTCGCTCGCTGGGCCGCAAGCCGCCGGTGCTGGCACCGTACCTCATCCACAGCCTGGTCGGTATCGTGGCGATCGCCCTCTCCTACTCCGCCCTGATGGATCTGGCCATGGAACAGGCCGCAGCGGCGATGGCCAACCAGCCCCAGATGACTGCGGAAGACATGGCCATGATGCAGACCGTGATGCGCTGGTCCGGAGGTGTGGCCCTGGTTGTCCAAGAGATCGCCGGCCCGTGGGTCGTCGGCCTGGTGCTCGCCCTCGTGGCCACCTTCTTCGGCCAGTTCCAGGGCGGCGAGGTTCCGCTCACGTCCTACATGGGCATGATCGGCTACGCCCGGATGCCCCTGGACATCGCGCGGCTGCTGTCGGCGGTGTTCATGGCCGTGACGGGGAAGCAGCTCGACCTCAGCGCCGCGGCCCTCCTCCCGGACGGCGCCAGTCCGGTGCTGATGGGCGCGCTGCAGATGATCAACCCGTTCGGCATCTGGTACTACGCCCTGCTGGCGATCGGCTTCGCCGCCCTCTTCGGCCGCGAGCCCCGCAGGGGCTGGGCGATGCCCGTCACTCTCTTCGTGCTGGGCGTGATCGTCAGCGCCGCCGCCGCAAGCATCGGCGCTGCATTTACGATGAATGTGGGCTAA